The Manis javanica isolate MJ-LG chromosome 6, MJ_LKY, whole genome shotgun sequence genome contains a region encoding:
- the LOC140850157 gene encoding olfactory receptor 4P4-like, which produces MGHENITEFILLGLFRDEDVEVACFVLFSLCYIAILSGNLLILFTIRGSRLREQPMYFFLSCLSFMDVCFTSTVAPKLITDSLAQRKTISYNSCMAQMFYAHFFGATEIFILVAMAYDRYAAICRPLHYSVIMSRRVCYALVVASILAAFIHSILHVLVITVLPFCGPNQIDHYFCDIFPLLKLACTDTSLLVIAIIATTGVLSILTFVALVISYIIILSTLRTRSSKGHRKALSTCGSHVTVVFVFFLPLIFTYVPMADSVSNDKVFALFYTMIAPMFNPLIYTLRNTDMKNAMRRAWCRQRLFEGK; this is translated from the coding sequence ATGGGACATGAAAACATCACAGAATTTATCCTCCTGGGACTATTTAGAGATGAGGACGTGGAGGTTGCCTGCTTTGTGCTTTTCTCACTTTGCTATATTGCAATTCTCTCAGGAAACCTGCTCATTCTTTTCACCATCAGGGGCAGCCGCCTCAGGGAGCagcccatgtactttttcctcagcTGCCTGTCCTTCATGGATGTCTGCTTCACCTCCACGGTGGCCCCCAAACTCATCACAGACTCACTGGCTCAGAGGAAGACCATCTCCTACAACAGCTGCATGGCCCAGATGTTTTATGCCCACTTTTTTGGTGCCACGGAGATCTTCATCTTGGTggccatggcctatgaccgctatgcagCCATCTGCAGACCCCTCCACTATTCTGTCATCATGAGCAGACGGGTGTGCTATGCCCTTGTGGTGGCCTCCATTCTCGCGGCATTTATCCACTCAATCCTGCACGTATTGGTCATCACGGTGCTTCCCTTCTGTGGCCCCAATCAGATAGACCACTATTTCTGTGACATATTCCCCTTGCTGAAGCTGGCCTGCACTGACACTAGCCTTCTGGTTATTGCGATCATCGCTACCACGGGGGTGCTGTCCATTTTGACCTTTGTTGCCTTGGTGATTTCCTACATCATCATCCTGTCCACCCTGAGGACCCGTTCATCCAAGGGCCACCGCAAAGCCCTCTCTACCTGCGGGTCTCATGTCACTGTCGTGTTCGTGTTCTTCCTGCCCCTCATCTTCACCTATGTTCCCATGGCTGATTCTGTCAGTAATGACAAGGTTTTTGCCCTATTTTACACCATGATTGCCCCCATGTTCAACCCTCTTATCTACACACTGAGAAACACAGACATGAAGAATGCCATGAGAAGAGCGTGGTGCCGACAGAGACTGTTTGAAGGGAAATGA